In the genome of Trueperaceae bacterium, one region contains:
- a CDS encoding LptF/LptG family permease, protein MNRFSRYLLREVMPLFVAALVALLLLLMLAALLGVLADALARGVPPGLVARYMLLKLPAAVGPGLPLALLFAALVALTRLGQDGEVKAALLLGIGPQRFAFPVLALGLVVSAAAFLNNELVVPRSERLAGEVERDILLLSPETVLVEGAFFTDALGRSIFIGAIEPGGRFEDVTVITPGTSRGPRELIRAELGRARPDEGVWELEGIRFQALRDSELTLDIAAAEAVLPVRGLTARSSAVSDLVYLPLGELVARIRAAGDAEAPAERTALQRKFAEPLAATAFALFAVALGLYTFRSGANIGFVAAMLLTFVYYATWSVTKLLGAQGTIPPWLAAWTPVALYAGGGLMLLALARRR, encoded by the coding sequence ATGAACCGCTTCTCCCGCTACCTGCTCCGCGAGGTCATGCCGCTCTTCGTCGCCGCCCTCGTGGCGCTGCTCCTGCTCCTGATGCTGGCCGCCCTGCTCGGCGTTCTCGCCGACGCGCTGGCGCGCGGCGTGCCGCCCGGGCTGGTGGCGCGCTACATGCTCCTCAAGCTGCCCGCCGCCGTCGGTCCCGGCCTGCCCCTGGCGCTGCTCTTCGCGGCCCTCGTCGCCCTCACGCGGCTCGGGCAGGACGGCGAGGTGAAGGCGGCCCTGCTGCTGGGCATCGGCCCGCAGCGCTTCGCCTTCCCCGTCCTGGCGCTGGGCCTGGTCGTGAGCGCCGCCGCCTTCCTCAACAACGAGCTCGTCGTGCCCCGCAGCGAGCGCCTGGCGGGCGAGGTCGAGCGCGACATCCTGCTCCTCTCGCCCGAGACGGTCCTCGTCGAGGGCGCGTTCTTCACCGACGCGCTGGGCCGCAGCATCTTCATCGGCGCCATCGAGCCGGGCGGGCGGTTCGAGGACGTCACCGTCATCACCCCCGGCACCAGCCGCGGCCCGCGCGAGCTGATCAGGGCCGAGCTGGGCCGGGCCCGCCCCGACGAGGGCGTCTGGGAGCTGGAGGGCATCAGGTTCCAGGCGCTGCGGGACTCGGAGCTCACCCTCGACATCGCCGCCGCCGAGGCCGTGCTGCCGGTGCGGGGCCTCACGGCGCGCAGCAGCGCCGTCAGCGACCTCGTCTACCTGCCGCTGGGGGAGCTCGTCGCGCGCATCCGCGCCGCCGGTGACGCCGAGGCGCCCGCGGAGCGCACCGCCCTGCAGCGCAAGTTCGCCGAGCCCCTGGCGGCCACGGCCTTCGCGCTGTTCGCCGTCGCGCTCGGCCTCTACACGTTCCGCAGCGGCGCGAACATCGGCTTCGTGGCGGCGATGCTCCTGACCTTCGTCTACTACGCGACCTGGAGCGTGACGAAGCTGCTGGGGGCGCAGGGCACGATCCCGCCGTGGCTGGCGGCCTGGACGCCCGTCGCGCTCTACGCCGGCGGCGGCCTGATGCTGCTCGCGCTCGCCAGGAGGCGCTGA
- the trmB gene encoding tRNA (guanosine(46)-N7)-methyltransferase TrmB, with translation MSAGTEALGREPGGTAAAGAPRVLLPWRSGPFPVDWDAVFAEDGPLHVEVGFGDGRFTVRRALAEPGARFVGLEVSSGSVQRALRNVARHGVANVRIAKVGAEFAVRHLFDRGSIASIVVNFPDPWPKARHEKNRLMRPAFLELAADRLEGRGEVRLATDHEGYLEFARESAAATGLYEELRPEPPPAVFETKYALKWRAQGKPLHYVVFRRNGAPAPAFSHLERPKDMPHALLKGTLPASAELSKTVARHGGGHVILHEAATVMPGGEDRGRRWLVRATVDEPDIRQQLLVLVQQRREDEVIVRLETFGDPVVTPAVRGAVHEVAEWLARAAGLEVTERDY, from the coding sequence GTGAGCGCGGGGACCGAGGCCCTGGGGCGCGAGCCGGGCGGGACCGCGGCGGCGGGCGCCCCCCGCGTCCTCCTGCCGTGGCGCTCCGGGCCGTTCCCCGTCGACTGGGACGCCGTCTTCGCGGAGGACGGGCCGCTGCACGTGGAGGTGGGCTTCGGCGACGGGCGCTTCACGGTCCGTCGGGCGCTGGCCGAGCCGGGCGCGCGCTTCGTGGGGCTCGAGGTCTCGAGCGGCAGCGTCCAGCGGGCGCTGCGCAACGTCGCGCGCCACGGCGTCGCGAACGTGAGGATCGCGAAGGTGGGCGCCGAGTTCGCGGTAAGGCACCTCTTCGACCGCGGCAGCATCGCGTCGATCGTCGTGAACTTCCCCGACCCGTGGCCGAAGGCCCGCCACGAGAAGAACCGCCTCATGAGGCCAGCGTTCCTCGAGCTGGCCGCCGACAGGCTGGAGGGGCGCGGCGAGGTGCGCCTGGCCACGGACCACGAGGGCTACCTGGAGTTCGCGCGCGAGAGCGCCGCGGCCACGGGCCTCTACGAGGAGCTGCGCCCGGAGCCGCCTCCCGCCGTGTTCGAGACGAAGTACGCGCTGAAGTGGCGCGCGCAGGGCAAGCCGCTCCACTACGTCGTGTTCAGGCGCAACGGCGCGCCCGCGCCCGCCTTCTCCCACCTCGAGAGGCCGAAGGACATGCCACATGCACTCCTCAAGGGGACGCTCCCGGCGTCCGCCGAGCTCAGCAAGACCGTCGCGCGGCACGGCGGCGGCCACGTGATCCTCCACGAGGCCGCGACCGTCATGCCGGGGGGCGAGGACCGGGGGCGTCGCTGGCTGGTGCGGGCCACGGTCGACGAGCCCGACATCAGGCAGCAGCTCCTCGTCCTCGTGCAGCAGCGCCGGGAGGACGAGGTGATCGTCAGGCTCGAGACGTTCGGGGACCCCGTGGTCACGCCCGCCG
- a CDS encoding M3 family oligoendopeptidase has product MDDAVTLTLPHWQLDSIYPGLGSPEYLADKSAFLDALAELEAYLDAHGIGTSGPPDGGRAGAAGPRADEAETLARALELVMRLSELQAVLAVYLSLRVSTDSYDDAAQAELSALRALGARTGAAWARFKGWLKGVDLDAAAARFEVVAAHRYPLERYRQEAERMLGHEAEALAAALDGSGGSAWARLYDDLTSRERVRAAVLPEEVAGETPEREYGVPELRHLQSHPREDVRRRAYRAELELLGRNQLAFAAAMNGIKGQVGTLARQRGWRGPLEYSLFQHGITRESLGAMHEACEERFETLRGYLRAKASLLGKERLAWYDLLAPLPQAASPAFTWEQAKDLVLDRFASYSAELASFARRAFESGWVDVPPRRGKRSGAFCSGVPVRHESRVMLNFGGNLSDVFTLAHELGHAYHNDCKFRFGRTVLQSPTPMTLAETASIFCETLLFDGLMESAGAAERLAVLEQNLQHATQLLLDIHTRFLFEAEVFERRRERELSPEEMSDAMERAQARVFGDALAEGERHPLMWAHKPHYYSSARSFYNYPYTFGWLFSLGLYARYRAEGEAFRRRYDELLSATGIASASDLARGFGIDIEDPGFWRESLGVVADRVDAFRAITAGSEGPA; this is encoded by the coding sequence GTGGACGACGCGGTCACGCTCACCCTGCCTCACTGGCAGCTCGACTCCATCTACCCCGGCCTGGGCAGCCCCGAGTACCTGGCCGACAAGAGCGCGTTCCTGGACGCGCTCGCCGAGCTCGAGGCCTACCTCGACGCGCACGGCATCGGGACCTCCGGCCCGCCCGACGGCGGGCGGGCGGGCGCGGCGGGTCCGCGGGCCGACGAGGCGGAGACCCTGGCCAGGGCCCTCGAACTGGTCATGCGCCTCAGCGAGCTCCAGGCCGTGCTAGCCGTCTACCTGTCGCTGCGCGTGTCGACCGACTCGTACGACGACGCGGCGCAGGCCGAGCTCTCGGCGCTGCGCGCGCTGGGGGCCCGCACCGGCGCGGCCTGGGCGCGCTTCAAGGGCTGGCTGAAGGGCGTCGACCTCGACGCCGCGGCCGCACGCTTCGAGGTCGTGGCGGCGCACCGCTACCCCCTCGAACGCTACCGCCAGGAGGCCGAGCGCATGCTAGGCCACGAGGCCGAGGCGCTGGCGGCGGCTCTCGACGGCAGCGGCGGGTCGGCGTGGGCGCGGCTCTACGACGACCTGACCTCGCGCGAGCGGGTGCGCGCCGCCGTGCTGCCTGAGGAGGTGGCGGGCGAGACGCCGGAGCGCGAGTACGGCGTGCCCGAGCTGCGCCACCTGCAGTCCCACCCGCGCGAGGACGTGCGCCGGCGCGCCTACCGCGCCGAGCTCGAGCTGCTCGGCCGCAACCAGCTGGCCTTCGCCGCGGCCATGAACGGCATCAAGGGCCAGGTGGGGACCCTCGCCAGGCAGCGCGGCTGGCGCGGGCCCCTCGAGTACAGCCTCTTCCAGCACGGCATCACGAGGGAGAGCCTGGGCGCGATGCACGAGGCGTGCGAGGAGCGCTTCGAGACGCTCCGCGGCTACCTGCGGGCGAAGGCCAGCCTCCTGGGCAAGGAGCGGCTCGCCTGGTACGACCTGCTGGCGCCGCTGCCCCAGGCAGCGTCCCCCGCCTTCACCTGGGAGCAGGCCAAGGACCTCGTCCTCGACCGCTTCGCGAGCTACTCCGCCGAGCTGGCGTCCTTCGCGCGACGCGCGTTCGAGTCGGGCTGGGTCGACGTGCCGCCGCGCCGCGGCAAGCGCAGCGGCGCGTTCTGCTCTGGCGTGCCGGTGCGCCACGAGTCGCGCGTGATGCTGAACTTCGGCGGGAACCTCTCCGACGTCTTCACGCTGGCCCACGAGCTCGGGCACGCCTACCACAACGACTGCAAGTTCCGCTTCGGCCGCACGGTCCTGCAGTCGCCTACGCCCATGACGCTGGCCGAGACGGCCAGCATCTTCTGCGAGACGCTGCTCTTCGACGGCCTCATGGAGTCCGCGGGCGCGGCCGAGCGCCTGGCGGTGCTGGAGCAGAACCTGCAGCACGCCACGCAGCTCCTGCTCGACATCCACACGCGGTTCCTCTTCGAGGCCGAGGTGTTCGAGCGGCGCCGCGAGCGCGAGCTGTCGCCGGAGGAGATGAGCGACGCGATGGAGAGGGCCCAGGCGCGCGTCTTCGGCGACGCGCTGGCCGAGGGCGAGCGCCACCCGCTGATGTGGGCGCACAAGCCGCACTACTACTCGAGCGCGCGCTCCTTCTACAACTACCCGTACACGTTCGGGTGGCTGTTCTCCCTCGGCCTCTACGCCCGCTACCGCGCCGAGGGCGAGGCGTTCAGGCGGCGTTACGATGAGCTGCTGTCCGCGACCGGCATCGCCTCCGCCAGCGACCTGGCGCGGGGCTTCGGCATCGACATCGAGGACCCAGGGTTCTGGCGCGAGAGCTTGGGCGTCGTGGCGGACCGCGTCGACGCCTTCCGCGCGATCACGGCAGGGAGCGAAGGACCAGCATGA
- a CDS encoding RluA family pseudouridine synthase — protein sequence MEVRTFDAPSGERLDVAIAQALAVSRTFAKELVSEGFVTLDGRPVGKPATKLTGSEVVSVLLPPPEPMDVEPEDLGIPILFEDEYLAAIDKPPGIVAHPTATVRSGTVVNALLGRIPLSKERYQDPGDVLYRPGIVHRLDKDTSGVMVVAKTDEAHRHLANSFKRRFTEKEYVAIAVGDVEDGAIVDAPIGRHPVERQRMTVGGEAPRSASTHFWALARAPGHTLVRAKPHTGRTHQIRVHLWHLGAPILGDEVYGRRSGLIGRQALHARSLTLPHPRDNAPVTFIAPVREDIVEAWLRLGGKWPAELEPPPPLLPEVPPPGMEPPGGHGDEG from the coding sequence ATGGAGGTCAGGACCTTCGACGCGCCCAGCGGGGAGAGGCTGGACGTCGCCATCGCCCAGGCGCTCGCGGTGTCGCGGACCTTCGCCAAGGAGCTGGTCAGCGAGGGCTTCGTCACCCTCGACGGCAGGCCCGTGGGCAAGCCGGCGACGAAGCTGACCGGCAGCGAGGTCGTCTCCGTCCTGCTGCCGCCGCCCGAGCCGATGGACGTCGAGCCGGAGGACCTAGGCATACCGATCCTGTTCGAGGACGAGTACCTCGCCGCGATCGACAAGCCGCCCGGCATCGTCGCCCACCCCACGGCGACGGTGCGGAGCGGGACGGTCGTCAACGCGCTCCTCGGGCGCATACCCCTCTCGAAGGAGCGCTACCAGGACCCCGGCGACGTGCTGTACCGGCCCGGCATCGTGCACCGCCTCGACAAGGACACGTCAGGGGTGATGGTCGTCGCCAAGACCGACGAGGCGCACCGGCACCTGGCGAACTCGTTCAAGCGCCGCTTCACCGAGAAGGAGTACGTGGCGATCGCCGTCGGCGACGTCGAGGACGGCGCGATCGTCGACGCGCCCATCGGCCGTCACCCCGTCGAGCGCCAGCGCATGACGGTCGGCGGCGAGGCGCCACGCAGCGCCTCCACGCACTTCTGGGCCCTGGCGCGGGCGCCCGGCCACACGCTCGTGCGCGCCAAGCCGCACACCGGACGGACCCACCAGATACGCGTGCACCTCTGGCACCTCGGCGCGCCGATCCTCGGCGACGAGGTCTACGGCCGGCGCAGCGGCCTCATCGGCCGGCAGGCGCTGCACGCGCGCAGCCTCACGCTGCCGCACCCGCGCGACAACGCGCCGGTCACGTTCATCGCGCCGGTGCGCGAGGACATCGTCGAGGCGTGGCTGAGGCTAGGGGGCAAGTGGCCGGCGGAGCTCGAGCCGCCGCCTCCCCTGCTCCCCGAGGTGCCGCCGCCCGGCATGGAGCCGCCCGGGGGTCACGGCGACGAGGGCTGA
- a CDS encoding LptF/LptG family permease, with the protein MPKRLARSLLRETAGLYLLGVAAICLLQSVDMLSVLARFLVQNQATLADTGRLLLYKLPWFLHLGLPVAVVFAVLLACGRMAKDSELKAAYSSGIAPRTLFWPLAAFGLAVGAVSLVNNGFLEARAEAAYQAKVDEYLYVRPPSELQVNAAYAYEGGVFYASRMRSTPEDPSVARLSGVLVVRPDGTVLTALDGEWDSRERVWRLFAAERTPPGGRPEGAGSVTVPFALEATPAQTLTRPAELPLDQLVARMRTVAAAGGDTRELRYDLHRRLADALSAPIFAAFAAAIALRVRGREAGFAWTIVLMVLFWATWVLSGDLFTSGALGPVVAAWLTPAAAGAGAALVAARTLPG; encoded by the coding sequence GTGCCCAAGCGCCTGGCCCGATCGCTGCTGCGTGAGACCGCGGGCCTCTACCTCTTGGGCGTCGCGGCGATCTGCCTGCTGCAGAGCGTCGACATGCTCTCCGTGCTGGCGCGCTTCCTGGTGCAGAACCAGGCGACGCTCGCCGACACCGGCCGCCTGCTCCTCTACAAGCTGCCCTGGTTCCTCCACCTCGGCCTGCCCGTGGCCGTCGTCTTCGCCGTGCTGCTGGCCTGCGGGCGCATGGCGAAGGACTCCGAGCTGAAGGCCGCCTACTCCTCTGGCATCGCGCCCCGCACGCTGTTCTGGCCGCTGGCGGCGTTCGGCCTCGCCGTGGGCGCCGTCAGCCTCGTCAACAACGGCTTCCTCGAGGCCCGCGCCGAGGCCGCCTACCAGGCGAAGGTCGACGAGTACCTCTACGTCAGGCCGCCCTCCGAGCTGCAGGTGAACGCCGCCTACGCCTACGAGGGCGGCGTCTTCTACGCGTCGCGCATGCGCTCGACGCCGGAGGACCCGAGCGTCGCCCGGCTCTCCGGCGTCCTCGTCGTGCGGCCGGACGGCACCGTCCTCACGGCGCTCGACGGCGAGTGGGACTCCCGCGAGCGCGTCTGGCGGCTGTTCGCCGCCGAGCGCACGCCGCCGGGCGGACGACCGGAGGGCGCCGGCTCGGTGACGGTGCCCTTCGCCCTGGAGGCGACCCCGGCGCAGACGCTCACGAGGCCGGCGGAGCTGCCGCTCGACCAGCTCGTGGCGCGCATGCGCACCGTCGCCGCGGCCGGCGGCGACACGCGCGAGCTGCGCTACGACCTGCACCGTCGCCTGGCCGACGCCCTCAGCGCGCCGATCTTCGCCGCCTTCGCCGCGGCGATCGCGCTGCGCGTGCGCGGGCGCGAGGCCGGCTTCGCCTGGACGATCGTGCTCATGGTCCTGTTCTGGGCCACGTGGGTACTCTCCGGCGACCTCTTCACGTCGGGGGCGCTGGGCCCCGTCGTGGCGGCCTGGCTGACGCCCGCGGCGGCCGGCGCCGGCGCGGCGCTCGTGGCGGCGAGGACGCTGCCCGGATGA
- a CDS encoding DUF4388 domain-containing protein, whose translation MTGTLGLFSLVDLFQLLASARRSGRLTIDHPRGRARVYFEKGAAVHADFAGLVGEEAVYALFADERGTFEFRIGMPATEQTITTSTENLVLEAMRRLDEARRGTSSEEPGEPRLSRDAVPMRATMAEEMLRTGGVSLTPEERALVDNADGTRTVTRIAAQAGLDEQRALVVMQRLVKTGVLKLQSKRPRTARLVARLTQLPIAPGAAGVDVNIVAAWERALERPVRQVACRREDGTVLVFDLQLLEGAGPFLELSRDAFLRADIVANEALLVRPYVADG comes from the coding sequence GTGACGGGGACCCTGGGCCTGTTCTCCCTCGTCGACCTGTTCCAGCTCCTCGCGTCGGCGCGTCGCTCTGGCCGGCTGACCATCGACCACCCGCGGGGGCGGGCGCGCGTCTACTTCGAGAAGGGCGCGGCGGTCCACGCCGACTTCGCCGGCCTGGTGGGAGAGGAGGCCGTCTACGCGCTCTTCGCCGACGAGCGGGGCACCTTCGAGTTCCGCATCGGCATGCCCGCGACCGAGCAGACGATCACGACGAGCACGGAGAACCTCGTGCTCGAGGCGATGCGCCGCCTCGACGAGGCCAGGCGCGGGACCTCGTCCGAGGAGCCGGGCGAGCCCCGCCTGAGCCGGGACGCCGTGCCCATGCGCGCGACGATGGCCGAGGAGATGCTGCGCACGGGCGGCGTCTCCCTGACCCCGGAGGAGCGGGCGCTGGTCGACAACGCCGACGGCACCCGCACCGTCACGCGCATCGCCGCGCAGGCCGGGCTCGACGAGCAGCGCGCGCTGGTCGTCATGCAGCGCCTGGTGAAGACCGGCGTGCTCAAGCTGCAGAGCAAGCGTCCGCGCACGGCGCGGCTCGTGGCGCGGCTGACCCAGCTGCCCATCGCTCCCGGCGCCGCGGGTGTGGACGTGAACATCGTCGCGGCGTGGGAGAGGGCCCTGGAGCGGCCGGTGCGGCAGGTCGCCTGCCGCCGCGAGGACGGCACGGTGCTCGTCTTCGACCTGCAGCTCCTCGAGGGCGCGGGGCCGTTCCTCGAGCTGTCGCGCGACGCCTTCCTCCGCGCCGACATCGTGGCGAACGAGGCCCTGCTGGTCAGGCCGTACGTGGCGGACGGATGA
- the plsX gene encoding phosphate acyltransferase PlsX, translated as MPAGTPRIALDAMGGDHMPQAALEGASAAAAEGVSVVLVGDEAVLRPALDGLGSGLEVVHAPDAISMDDHAADVRRRRESSVMVAMRLVKDGAADAAVSMGHSGATMAAALLVLGRLPGVDRPAILANVPTRAGFSALLDVGANADARPQYLRQFAVLGSAFVSSVWGVADPTVGLVSIGEEPHKGNELTRAAHELLAATPGIRFHGNVEGRDLLRGTTDVFVTDGFTGNVMLKLAEGEARELFAWVREALSSGPLARLGGLLARRALRGVARRLDPSEYGAQPLLGVDGYAFIGHGSSDAKAVASALRTASRAVASGALERTKEALARLTAPEASPPAPSR; from the coding sequence ATGCCAGCCGGCACGCCCCGCATCGCCCTCGACGCCATGGGCGGCGACCACATGCCCCAGGCGGCGCTGGAGGGCGCGTCGGCGGCCGCCGCCGAGGGCGTTAGCGTGGTGCTGGTCGGCGACGAGGCCGTGCTGAGGCCCGCGCTGGACGGGCTCGGGTCCGGGCTCGAGGTCGTGCACGCCCCCGACGCGATCTCGATGGACGACCACGCCGCCGACGTCCGCCGCCGGCGCGAGTCGAGCGTGATGGTGGCGATGCGCCTGGTGAAGGACGGCGCCGCCGACGCCGCGGTGTCGATGGGCCACTCGGGGGCGACGATGGCCGCGGCCCTGCTCGTGCTGGGGCGCCTGCCGGGCGTCGACCGCCCCGCGATCCTCGCGAACGTGCCCACGCGCGCCGGCTTCTCAGCCCTCCTCGACGTGGGCGCGAACGCCGACGCCAGGCCGCAGTACCTCCGGCAGTTCGCGGTCCTCGGCAGCGCCTTCGTCAGCAGCGTGTGGGGCGTGGCCGACCCCACCGTCGGCCTCGTGTCGATAGGCGAGGAGCCGCACAAGGGCAACGAGCTGACGCGCGCCGCGCACGAGCTGCTGGCCGCCACCCCCGGCATACGCTTCCACGGCAACGTCGAGGGACGCGACCTGCTGAGGGGCACCACCGACGTCTTCGTGACCGACGGCTTCACCGGCAACGTCATGCTCAAGCTCGCCGAGGGCGAGGCCCGCGAGCTGTTCGCCTGGGTGAGGGAGGCGTTGTCGAGCGGCCCGCTGGCGCGGCTCGGCGGGCTGCTGGCGCGGCGGGCCCTGCGCGGGGTCGCCAGGCGCCTGGACCCGTCAGAGTACGGCGCCCAGCCGCTGCTGGGCGTGGACGGCTACGCGTTCATCGGCCACGGCAGCTCGGACGCGAAGGCCGTGGCGAGCGCGCTGCGCACGGCCTCGCGCGCGGTCGCCTCCGGCGCGCTGGAGCGCACGAAGGAGGCGCTGGCCAGGCTCACGGCGCCGGAGGCGTCGCCGCCCGCACCCAGCCGATGA